From the Candidatus Hydrogenedentota bacterium genome, one window contains:
- a CDS encoding ribonucleoside-diphosphate reductase subunit alpha yields the protein MLEPQVEQTILKRDGRTVSFDGSLIFKAIEKAFKAEHAVPRDEPLEPAILEKARTVADEVIAEALQNARAGQRLEVERIQDAVERRLMQNGEYAVARRYIVYREDRKKARALRGETDLQGDPLAQMYVSLPDGSREILTGQRIRKTLSEACQGVENIASVDEMHDEVMQTVYDGITPQEIAKAGIFAAKGRIERDPAYSFVTARLLLKFIYNEVLPQGIEVGSLEAQHRNHFRHYIAEGVRLERLSPSLLEFDLDRLAAALDLQRDRQFAYMGLQTLYDRYLIHNNGRRIESPQYFWMRVAMGLAINEGAQRDERAIEFYEVLSQFLFTSSTPTLFNAGTLHPQLSSCYLSTIEDDLEHIFKVISDDARLSKWAGGLGNDWTNVRATGGYIKGTNGQSQGVIPFLKVANDTAVAVNQGGKRKGAMCAYLETWHLDIEDFLDLRKNTGDERRRTHDMHTANWIPDLFMKRVAAEEHWTLFNPSEVKDLHHLYGKAFEERYVEYEKKAERGELRQFKRVDAVLLWRKMLSMLFETGHPWITFKDPSNIRSPQDHMGVVHCSNLCTEILLNTSPEETAVCNLGSINLAAHITETGLDEALLAGTVRTAVRMLDNVIDINFYPTPEARNANLKHRPIGLGIMGFQDALYAQGFSYASEEAVEFADSSMEMISYYAIYASTELAAERGAYPSYQGSKWSRGLLPIDTIDLLVEQRGGHVDVDRSTRLDWSVVREAVKEFGMRNSNTMAIAPTATISNITGVTQSIEPAYKHLFAKSNLSGEFTTVNTHLVNDLKALGLWDAEMVEDLKYYDGSLTEIERIPANLKQKYLTAFEIEPKWLIECASRRQKWIDMGQSLNLYLAAPSGKLLSEMYQLAWRKGLKTTYYLRSLAATQVEKSTVDINKRGIQPRWMKSKSASSNIQVQREESAEETQPKACSLADPDCEACQ from the coding sequence GTGCTGGAACCACAAGTGGAACAAACCATTCTGAAGCGCGACGGCCGTACGGTGTCGTTTGATGGGTCGCTCATCTTCAAGGCCATTGAGAAGGCCTTCAAAGCCGAACACGCGGTTCCCAGGGATGAGCCGCTGGAGCCCGCGATCCTCGAGAAGGCGCGCACCGTCGCAGACGAGGTTATCGCTGAAGCCCTTCAAAACGCCCGGGCAGGCCAGCGACTCGAGGTGGAACGCATCCAGGATGCCGTGGAGAGGCGCTTGATGCAGAACGGCGAATACGCCGTTGCGCGCCGCTATATTGTCTATCGCGAAGACCGCAAGAAGGCGCGCGCACTGCGCGGGGAAACCGATCTCCAGGGCGATCCGCTGGCGCAGATGTACGTGAGCCTGCCGGACGGCTCCCGCGAGATCCTCACCGGTCAGCGTATCCGCAAGACTCTTTCAGAAGCATGCCAAGGAGTGGAGAATATTGCCTCCGTCGACGAGATGCACGACGAGGTAATGCAGACGGTTTATGACGGCATTACTCCGCAGGAAATAGCCAAGGCGGGTATCTTCGCGGCCAAGGGGCGTATCGAGCGCGACCCCGCGTACAGCTTCGTCACCGCGCGGCTGCTGCTCAAGTTCATCTACAACGAAGTGTTGCCGCAAGGCATTGAAGTCGGTTCGCTCGAAGCGCAGCATCGCAATCACTTCCGGCATTACATCGCCGAGGGCGTTCGACTGGAGCGGTTAAGCCCGTCCCTGCTCGAATTCGATTTGGACCGTCTTGCCGCCGCCCTGGACCTTCAGCGCGACCGGCAATTCGCATATATGGGACTGCAAACCCTCTATGATCGGTATCTGATCCACAACAACGGCCGCCGCATCGAGTCGCCTCAGTACTTCTGGATGCGCGTCGCTATGGGCCTCGCCATCAATGAGGGCGCCCAACGCGACGAGCGCGCCATTGAGTTCTACGAAGTCCTGTCGCAGTTCCTGTTCACGTCTTCGACGCCAACGCTCTTCAACGCGGGCACGCTGCATCCGCAGCTCAGTTCGTGTTACCTCTCCACCATCGAGGATGATCTCGAGCACATCTTCAAGGTGATCTCCGACGACGCGCGCCTCTCAAAATGGGCCGGCGGATTGGGCAATGACTGGACGAATGTCCGCGCAACGGGCGGCTACATCAAGGGTACGAATGGTCAAAGCCAGGGCGTTATCCCCTTCTTGAAAGTCGCCAACGACACTGCGGTTGCCGTCAATCAAGGCGGAAAGCGGAAAGGCGCCATGTGCGCGTACCTGGAAACGTGGCACCTCGACATCGAGGACTTCCTCGACCTGCGCAAGAACACCGGCGACGAGCGCCGCCGCACGCACGACATGCACACCGCGAACTGGATCCCCGATCTGTTCATGAAGCGCGTGGCCGCGGAGGAGCATTGGACGCTCTTCAATCCGTCGGAAGTGAAAGACCTGCATCACCTCTACGGAAAGGCGTTCGAGGAACGCTACGTGGAGTACGAGAAGAAGGCCGAGCGTGGCGAGCTGCGGCAGTTCAAGCGCGTCGATGCCGTACTCCTCTGGCGCAAGATGCTTTCCATGCTGTTCGAGACCGGCCACCCGTGGATCACGTTCAAGGACCCGTCAAACATCCGTTCGCCCCAAGATCACATGGGCGTCGTGCATTGCTCGAACCTCTGCACCGAAATCCTGCTGAATACCTCTCCGGAGGAAACCGCGGTCTGCAATCTCGGCTCCATCAATCTCGCCGCGCATATCACCGAGACCGGACTTGACGAGGCCCTCCTTGCGGGTACCGTGCGCACGGCGGTCCGCATGCTCGACAACGTGATCGACATCAATTTCTATCCGACCCCGGAAGCCCGCAATGCCAATCTCAAGCACCGGCCCATCGGATTGGGCATTATGGGTTTCCAGGACGCGCTTTATGCGCAGGGGTTCAGCTATGCCAGCGAGGAGGCGGTCGAATTCGCGGACAGCAGCATGGAGATGATCTCGTATTACGCCATCTATGCGTCGACCGAGCTGGCGGCCGAGCGTGGCGCATACCCCAGCTATCAAGGCTCGAAATGGAGCCGCGGTCTGCTGCCTATCGACACGATCGATCTCCTCGTCGAGCAGCGAGGCGGCCACGTGGATGTCGATCGGTCTACTCGCCTGGATTGGTCCGTCGTGCGTGAGGCCGTGAAAGAGTTCGGAATGCGCAATAGCAACACCATGGCCATTGCGCCGACGGCCACCATCTCGAATATCACGGGCGTCACGCAGTCCATCGAGCCGGCCTACAAGCACTTGTTTGCGAAATCGAATCTCAGCGGCGAATTCACTACTGTCAACACGCATCTCGTCAATGATCTCAAAGCACTCGGTCTTTGGGACGCCGAAATGGTCGAAGACCTCAAGTACTACGACGGATCGCTGACTGAAATTGAGCGAATTCCCGCCAACCTGAAGCAGAAGTACCTCACCGCATTCGAAATCGAACCGAAGTGGCTCATTGAATGCGCCAGCCGCCGCCAGAAGTGGATTGACATGGGGCAATCGCTGAACCTGTACCTCGCGGCTCCGAGCGGGAAGTTGCTGAGCGAGATGTACCAACTCGCGTGGCGTAAGGGACTCAAGACAACCTATTACTTACGCAGCCTCGCCGCGACACAAGTGGAGAAGTCGACGGTCGACATCAACAAACGCGGCATTCAACCTCGCTGGATGAAGAGCAAGTCAGCCTCCAGCAACATCCAGGTCCAACGGGAAGAATCCGCCGAAGAGACTCAGCCCAAGGCGTGCAGTCTCGCCGATCCGGATTGCGAAGCATGCCAGTGA
- a CDS encoding aspartate aminotransferase family protein: MVKAASGCILRTADDRELFDFTSGVLVANLGHSHPRFEAFYRQYATGLPRNAYNMIVEVEATAAERLLTTMAMPKAQKLLWAASGSEGIQKAMWAALHKHPDRPIIVATRGGFHGKKGLAADVTGDTSPNPNVRFISFPMKEQHPQSFYQAELDALAEQYPNQIALLITEPYLGAKGSFHPPAWYHKMLQAWCDKHDIAFIFDEVQSCHGRTGNMFAYQTYGVEPDLVVMGKGLGNGEPAAAVAGRADLIDALAYGEASDTYSGNPRACAAVCAVLDVFETEGVVDKCRNLTPQIRGHLDALKKRFPFIVDVRGEGLVYGVEMKDDATANACVLEAYRGNGPQGVHFLGPLAGKVLRVSPPLVMSAEELNEAFGVLESSWERI; encoded by the coding sequence GTGGTGAAAGCGGCTTCGGGCTGTATCCTGCGCACTGCAGACGATCGTGAGTTATTCGACTTCACATCGGGCGTGTTGGTGGCGAATCTGGGTCATTCCCATCCTCGTTTCGAGGCATTCTACCGGCAGTACGCGACGGGTCTTCCGCGTAATGCCTACAACATGATTGTGGAAGTCGAGGCGACTGCGGCGGAACGCCTGCTTACGACCATGGCAATGCCCAAAGCGCAGAAGCTGTTGTGGGCGGCCAGCGGCTCGGAGGGTATCCAGAAGGCTATGTGGGCCGCGCTGCACAAGCATCCCGACCGTCCCATTATTGTGGCAACGCGGGGCGGATTCCACGGCAAGAAGGGGCTGGCGGCGGATGTCACGGGCGACACCAGCCCAAATCCAAACGTGCGGTTCATTTCGTTTCCGATGAAAGAGCAACACCCGCAGTCGTTCTACCAGGCGGAATTGGACGCCTTGGCGGAGCAATATCCGAACCAGATCGCGCTGCTCATCACGGAGCCCTATCTCGGGGCCAAGGGAAGTTTTCATCCTCCGGCGTGGTACCACAAGATGCTTCAAGCGTGGTGCGATAAGCATGATATCGCGTTCATCTTCGACGAGGTTCAGTCCTGTCATGGGCGGACAGGCAACATGTTTGCGTACCAGACCTATGGCGTGGAGCCCGACCTGGTTGTCATGGGCAAAGGGCTGGGTAATGGGGAACCCGCGGCTGCGGTCGCCGGTCGGGCCGACCTGATCGATGCGTTGGCCTACGGCGAGGCATCCGATACATACAGTGGCAATCCACGAGCCTGTGCCGCCGTGTGTGCCGTCCTCGACGTGTTTGAAACGGAAGGCGTGGTCGACAAGTGCCGTAACCTGACGCCCCAGATTCGCGGCCACCTGGATGCGCTGAAGAAGAGGTTTCCCTTCATAGTGGACGTTCGCGGCGAAGGGCTAGTCTATGGCGTGGAAATGAAGGACGACGCAACTGCGAACGCCTGCGTGCTGGAGGCGTATCGCGGTAACGGCCCGCAAGGCGTGCATTTCCTCGGACCTCTCGCGGGGAAAGTGCTTCGGGTCAGCCCTCCGCTGGTAATGAGTGCCGAGGAATTGAACGAAGCGTTCGGCGTCCTGGAATCGTCCTGGGAGCGCATCTGA
- a CDS encoding Rrf2 family transcriptional regulator encodes MNISSRCEYACRAVLELARNENSETPMTAVHIATLRDIPEKYLVHILLQLKRAGIVKSVRGAQGGYMLARTAEVITLLDIVHAIDGPILDPLPVDDSGGADLRPAWRAVGAEIERVLSEFTVNDILTRAGKGAMYYI; translated from the coding sequence ATGAACATTTCATCGAGATGTGAATACGCATGCCGTGCCGTTCTTGAATTGGCGCGCAACGAAAACAGCGAGACGCCGATGACGGCGGTCCATATTGCAACGTTGCGCGACATACCCGAGAAGTATCTGGTGCACATACTTCTCCAATTAAAGAGAGCCGGAATTGTGAAGAGCGTACGCGGCGCTCAGGGCGGCTACATGCTTGCCCGAACGGCGGAGGTCATTACGCTGCTCGACATCGTCCACGCCATCGACGGCCCGATTCTCGATCCGCTGCCGGTGGATGATTCGGGAGGCGCGGATCTGCGACCCGCATGGCGCGCCGTGGGGGCGGAGATTGAGCGCGTGTTATCGGAATTTACCGTCAACGACATATTGACGCGCGCTGGCAAAGGCGCGATGTATTACATCTGA